A window from Candidatus Tectomicrobia bacterium encodes these proteins:
- a CDS encoding acyl-CoA dehydrogenase family protein yields the protein MDGQLTEFQRALQAGVRQFVQQEVIPAASRYDHADEYPQPLVDRMKELGYFGAVIPEAYGGAGMDAVSFVVLTEELARGWMSLTGTLGGHSMVAWMIHRYGTEEQRREWLPRMARGEVRCGIGITEADGGSDVAALRTSARREGTDYIVNGSKMFITNSERGTHFGVMVRTNPAADKPHRGISCLLMNRDLPGFRVSRHLDKMGYRGIRTGELVFEECRVPAACLIGEENRGFQQLMAGLELGRIQVAARALGIHRACLEDSLRYAQQRRTMGKPIAEHQAIQIKLADMATSLEAARQLTYHAARLKDAGRRCDLEAGMAKLFASDAAQRATEAAIHIHGGYGYIKELPVERYYRDAPVLQVGEGTNDIQRIVIARRLVEKYPAE from the coding sequence ATGGACGGTCAGCTCACCGAGTTCCAGCGGGCGCTCCAGGCCGGGGTGCGCCAGTTCGTGCAGCAGGAGGTCATTCCCGCCGCCAGCCGCTACGACCACGCGGACGAGTACCCCCAGCCCCTCGTGGACCGGATGAAGGAGCTCGGCTACTTCGGCGCGGTCATCCCCGAGGCGTACGGCGGGGCCGGGATGGACGCGGTGAGCTTCGTCGTCCTCACCGAGGAGCTGGCGCGGGGCTGGATGAGCCTGACCGGGACGCTCGGCGGCCACTCGATGGTCGCGTGGATGATCCACCGCTACGGCACGGAGGAGCAGCGGCGGGAGTGGCTCCCCCGGATGGCGCGCGGGGAGGTGCGCTGCGGAATCGGCATCACCGAGGCGGACGGGGGCTCGGACGTGGCGGCCCTGCGCACCTCGGCCCGCCGCGAGGGGACGGACTACATCGTCAACGGCTCCAAGATGTTCATCACCAACAGCGAGCGGGGCACCCACTTCGGCGTGATGGTCCGCACCAACCCCGCGGCCGACAAGCCCCACCGGGGCATCAGCTGCCTGCTGATGAACCGCGACCTGCCGGGCTTCCGGGTGAGCCGCCACCTGGACAAGATGGGCTACCGGGGGATCCGCACGGGGGAGCTCGTCTTCGAGGAGTGCCGGGTGCCCGCGGCCTGCCTCATCGGGGAGGAGAACCGGGGGTTCCAGCAGCTCATGGCGGGGCTCGAGCTGGGGCGCATCCAGGTGGCGGCCCGGGCACTGGGCATCCACCGGGCCTGCCTGGAGGACTCCCTCCGCTACGCCCAGCAGCGGCGCACGATGGGCAAGCCCATCGCCGAGCACCAGGCCATCCAGATCAAGCTCGCCGACATGGCCACCTCGCTCGAGGCGGCCCGCCAGCTCACCTACCACGCGGCGCGCCTCAAGGACGCCGGCCGGCGCTGCGACCTTGAGGCGGGGATGGCCAAGCTCTTCGCCTCCGACGCCGCCCAGCGCGCCACGGAGGCGGCCATCCACATCCACGGGGGCTATGGCTACATCAAGGAGCTGCCCGTCGAGCGCTACTACCGCGACGCGCCCGTGCTCCAGGTGGGGGAGGGCACGAACGACATCCAGCGCATCGTGATCGCCCGCCGGCTGGTGGAGAAGTACCCGGCGGAGTGA
- a CDS encoding (2Fe-2S) ferredoxin domain-containing protein has translation MFRKKRYLLVCQNRREPGHPKGCCSDCGSEELRERLKALVEEKGLKGRSRVLGTTCLDVCEHGAAVCVMPDNVWYGGVRPEDADEIVESHLAAGKPVKRLLIPEAPKGLSLM, from the coding sequence ATGTTCCGGAAGAAACGCTACCTGCTCGTGTGCCAGAACCGGCGGGAGCCCGGCCACCCGAAGGGATGCTGCTCGGACTGCGGCTCCGAGGAGCTCCGGGAGCGGCTCAAGGCGCTCGTCGAGGAGAAGGGCCTGAAGGGGAGGTCGCGGGTGCTGGGCACCACCTGCCTGGACGTCTGCGAGCACGGCGCCGCCGTGTGCGTCATGCCGGATAACGTCTGGTACGGGGGCGTGCGGCCCGAGGACGCGGATGAGATCGTGGAGTCGCACTTGGCGGCGGGGAAGCCCGTGAAGCGGCTTCTCATCCCCGAGGCGCCGAAGGGGCTCTCGCTGATGTAG
- a CDS encoding iron-sulfur cluster-binding protein, with product MKSPFNRRAGLALADPQLRQALRTGTGRMGEMRLKAFESAAAPLALRARAREIRRRTFDDLGRHLETLLASLRRAGVEVHAAPDAGAAHRVILDIARRRGATLAVKSKSMASEEIHLNAALERAGVRPVETDLGEWILQLAEETPSHLVAPALHKTLEQVVDLFRRKVDPGAPSDPEALTALARKALRREFLAAGIGISGVNFAIAETGTLCLVTNEGNGRLVTALPKVHIALMGFEKVVPTVEEALTLLAVLPRSATGQKLTTYFTMLTGPRRPGEADGPDEVHLVLLDNGRSRHLGGPFQEAFHCIRCGACQNACPVFQTVGGHTYDSVYGGPIGSILSPMFRGLEASGELAAASSLCGACQEACPVLVDIPRMLIEMRGARVAQRNISRTERLLFRAAAWAMRRPAAWALSFRGLSLLGRVLGPRLKAGWLPGAAGAWARGRELPFPARRSFRDRWRERQRGAGKALSAVPPAASQERTPEGMLDHIRRQAALGEGLAHGHVPSPSGALPEVEIPDPAERFRREFEAVGGGFFRAASIEEAKARLLELASRWKDRPVAVSGGLPLPAAGWLREAGHEVLESAEGDDRGRLDAAGLGVTGCAWAVAETGTLVLPSGAGRPRLHSLLPEAHLALVREEDIVPHLSALGPRIQGAIVGGAGASCVSLITGPSRSADIALTLIRGVHGPREVYAILLPRGVA from the coding sequence GTGAAATCCCCCTTCAACCGCCGGGCCGGCCTCGCCCTGGCCGACCCCCAGCTCCGGCAGGCCCTGCGAACGGGCACGGGCCGCATGGGGGAGATGCGTCTCAAGGCCTTCGAGTCGGCGGCCGCGCCCCTCGCCCTGCGCGCCCGGGCGCGGGAGATCCGCCGCCGCACCTTCGACGACCTCGGCCGCCACCTGGAGACCCTCCTGGCGAGCCTTCGCCGCGCGGGGGTCGAGGTGCACGCCGCGCCCGACGCCGGGGCGGCGCACCGCGTCATCCTGGACATCGCCCGGCGCCGCGGGGCCACCCTCGCGGTCAAGAGCAAATCCATGGCCTCGGAGGAGATCCACCTGAACGCGGCGCTCGAGCGGGCGGGGGTGCGCCCGGTCGAGACCGACCTGGGGGAGTGGATCCTCCAGCTCGCCGAGGAGACGCCGAGCCACCTCGTGGCCCCGGCCCTCCACAAGACGCTGGAACAGGTGGTAGACCTCTTCCGCCGCAAGGTGGACCCGGGCGCCCCCTCCGACCCGGAGGCCCTCACCGCCCTCGCGCGCAAGGCGCTGCGCCGGGAGTTCCTCGCCGCCGGCATCGGGATCAGCGGGGTGAACTTCGCCATCGCCGAGACGGGCACCCTCTGCCTCGTGACGAACGAGGGGAACGGCCGGCTCGTCACCGCGCTCCCCAAGGTGCACATCGCCCTCATGGGCTTCGAGAAGGTGGTGCCGACGGTGGAGGAGGCCCTGACCCTGCTCGCCGTCCTCCCCCGCAGCGCCACGGGCCAGAAGCTCACCACCTACTTCACCATGCTGACCGGCCCCCGGCGGCCCGGGGAGGCGGACGGCCCCGACGAGGTGCACCTCGTGCTCCTCGACAACGGGCGCTCGCGCCACCTCGGGGGGCCCTTCCAGGAAGCCTTCCACTGCATCCGCTGCGGGGCTTGCCAGAACGCCTGCCCGGTCTTCCAGACGGTCGGGGGCCACACCTACGACTCTGTCTACGGCGGGCCCATCGGGTCCATCCTGAGCCCCATGTTCCGGGGGCTCGAGGCCTCGGGCGAGCTGGCCGCCGCCTCGAGCCTGTGCGGGGCCTGCCAGGAGGCCTGCCCCGTGCTGGTGGACATTCCCCGGATGCTCATCGAGATGCGCGGGGCGCGGGTGGCCCAGCGGAACATCTCGCGGACGGAGCGGCTCCTCTTCCGCGCGGCGGCCTGGGCCATGCGCCGGCCGGCCGCCTGGGCGCTCTCCTTCCGGGGGCTCTCCCTGCTGGGGCGGGTCCTTGGCCCGCGCCTCAAGGCGGGGTGGCTGCCCGGGGCGGCCGGGGCCTGGGCGAGGGGGCGGGAGCTGCCCTTCCCGGCCCGCCGGAGCTTCCGCGACCGCTGGCGCGAGCGCCAGCGCGGGGCCGGCAAGGCCCTCTCCGCCGTCCCCCCGGCCGCGTCCCAGGAGCGGACGCCCGAGGGGATGCTGGACCACATCAGGCGCCAGGCGGCGCTCGGCGAGGGGCTGGCGCACGGCCACGTCCCATCGCCCTCGGGCGCCCTGCCCGAGGTGGAGATTCCCGATCCGGCGGAGCGCTTCCGGCGGGAGTTCGAGGCGGTGGGAGGAGGCTTCTTCCGGGCCGCCTCCATCGAGGAGGCCAAGGCGCGGCTCCTGGAGCTGGCCTCGCGCTGGAAGGACCGCCCCGTGGCGGTGAGCGGGGGTCTCCCCCTGCCCGCCGCCGGGTGGCTGCGGGAGGCGGGGCACGAGGTGCTGGAATCCGCCGAAGGGGACGACCGCGGGCGCCTCGATGCCGCGGGGCTCGGGGTGACGGGCTGCGCCTGGGCCGTGGCCGAGACGGGCACCCTCGTCCTGCCGAGCGGCGCGGGCCGCCCCCGCCTGCATTCGCTCCTGCCGGAGGCCCACCTGGCCCTCGTCCGCGAGGAAGACATCGTCCCCCACCTCTCGGCGCTCGGGCCGCGCATCCAGGGAGCCATCGTGGGGGGCGCCGGGGCGAGCTGCGTCTCCCTCATCACCGGGCCCAGCCGCTCGGCCGACATCGCCCTCACCCTTATCCGGGGCGTCCACGGCCCCCGGGAGGTCTACGCCATCCTGCTGCCGCGGGGCGTGGCATAG
- the glnA gene encoding type I glutamate--ammonia ligase, which yields MASGAKKKTATNGAAATKTPADVLKLAKDTGAKMVDYRFCDMPGMWQHFTSLIHTLEEDTFKEGVGFDGSSIRGFQAIQESDMLLMPDPKTAFIDPFLEVPTLILLCDVKDPVTLQLYSRDPRHVAIKAERYLKSTGIGDTAYFGPEAEFFIFDSVRYNQAENHAFYEVDSSEAAWNTGSEDGGPNLGYKVRYKEGYFPVPPTDTLQDIRSEMAMLMEDMGVSVEVHHHEVATAGQCEIDMRFDSMVVMADKLLKYKYVVKNVARRHGKTATFMPKPIFKDNGSGMHVHQSIWKGGKNQFFHAGSYGDLSQTALYYIGGLLHHAPALLALTNPTTNSYRRLVPGYEAPINLMYSCRNRSACVRIPMYSHSEKSKRIELRCPDATCNPYLAFAAMLMAGIDGIQNKILPPSPIDKNLYDLAPEEKAKVQQTPGSLDAVLDRLEADHDWLLKGDVFTKDVIETWIAYKREMEVDAIRLRPHPHEFALYYDI from the coding sequence ATGGCGAGTGGAGCGAAGAAGAAGACGGCAACGAACGGGGCCGCCGCGACGAAGACGCCCGCGGACGTCCTCAAGCTGGCGAAGGACACCGGGGCCAAGATGGTGGACTACCGCTTCTGCGACATGCCCGGCATGTGGCAGCACTTCACGTCGCTGATCCACACCCTCGAGGAGGATACCTTCAAGGAGGGCGTCGGCTTCGACGGCTCCAGCATCCGCGGGTTCCAGGCCATCCAGGAGAGCGACATGCTCCTGATGCCGGACCCGAAGACGGCCTTCATCGACCCCTTCCTCGAGGTTCCGACCCTGATCCTGCTCTGCGACGTGAAGGACCCGGTCACGCTCCAGCTCTACAGCCGCGACCCGCGCCACGTGGCCATCAAGGCCGAGCGCTACCTCAAGTCCACCGGGATCGGAGACACAGCCTACTTCGGTCCCGAGGCCGAGTTCTTCATCTTCGACAGCGTCCGCTACAACCAGGCCGAGAACCACGCCTTCTATGAGGTGGACTCCTCCGAGGCCGCCTGGAACACCGGCAGCGAGGACGGCGGCCCCAACCTCGGCTACAAGGTGCGCTACAAGGAGGGCTACTTCCCCGTCCCGCCCACCGACACCCTCCAGGACATCCGCTCCGAGATGGCCATGCTGATGGAGGACATGGGCGTCAGCGTCGAGGTGCACCACCACGAGGTGGCCACGGCCGGCCAGTGCGAGATCGACATGCGGTTCGACTCGATGGTGGTCATGGCCGACAAGCTCCTCAAGTACAAGTACGTCGTCAAGAACGTGGCCCGGCGCCACGGCAAGACGGCCACCTTCATGCCCAAGCCCATCTTCAAGGACAACGGCTCGGGCATGCACGTGCACCAGAGCATCTGGAAAGGCGGCAAGAACCAGTTCTTCCACGCGGGCTCCTACGGCGACCTGAGCCAGACGGCGCTCTACTACATCGGCGGCCTCCTGCACCACGCCCCCGCGCTGCTTGCCCTCACCAACCCGACGACGAACAGCTACCGGCGGCTCGTGCCGGGCTACGAGGCCCCCATCAACCTCATGTACAGCTGCCGCAACCGCAGCGCCTGCGTCCGCATCCCCATGTACTCCCACAGCGAGAAGTCCAAGCGCATCGAGCTGCGCTGCCCGGACGCCACCTGCAACCCCTACCTGGCCTTCGCCGCCATGCTCATGGCCGGCATCGACGGCATCCAGAACAAGATCCTGCCGCCCAGCCCCATCGACAAGAACCTCTACGACCTCGCCCCCGAGGAAAAGGCCAAGGTCCAGCAGACGCCGGGCAGCCTCGACGCCGTGCTCGACCGCCTCGAGGCCGATCACGACTGGCTGCTCAAGGGCGACGTCTTCACCAAGGACGTGATCGAGACCTGGATTGCCTACAAGCGCGAGATGGAGGTGGACGCTATCCGGCTCAGGCCGCACCCCCACGAGTTCGCCCTCTACTACGACATCTAG
- a CDS encoding flagellar hook-basal body complex protein, protein MSVFPGLSIGASSMENAANALQIVGNNLANLSTSGFKRSRGVQSTAFSSLLTGGSPGNQIGHGALGIQSQRITSQGANERTGIDTDVAVDGNGWFIVKAPASTELLYTRAGNFRLDENRFLVEPDGKRVQGFAVTNGVTGNALGDIAVTSLSSLGAPTTLVQLKGNLNSSASVLGVPPAFTSAAKMDEFTVVQGVNDQIVFEMNQNGTAITASLVTDGGLVSGAPATGAALAAALKQALETQNGTGDTYGVAYDQATDLFSITNLQSNTNTIAFRHGDAASTASALLGFAASNSEPIAPNSREESDLGVAFNVVAGVNDTLSVLIDGAATSVTIAADNYTGQELAFAMEAALRAASAQNVGIQVTYSVGNAFNQFVIKGPVTGGAHTINQPSNTANPSISVAAAQISVTGGTLAQTTGLAAGTAADGTGFFDIADPFATSSSSTVVQIVDRLGNQHPLTIFIRKIGDNAWDWHAALKGESLTGPTPDGFFEQVASGRVRFDTLGKLLSETITPGAGVFNFGAVSGGAVPAPNQLITFDFGDAIQAGGTGLAGISQYESSILPASQGGRGANVLTLTTVISDGEPGGSFTGFRIGDDGFIRVDFSNGRDEAIALLPLALFPAEDELTAISNNLFRRTDAAGTAVVTAPLVNGAGRLLARSLERSNVESAEQFGEMIFQQQIFQANSRVITAANDVLESLINIV, encoded by the coding sequence ATGAGCGTATTCCCGGGGCTTTCGATCGGCGCCTCCTCCATGGAGAACGCGGCGAACGCGCTCCAGATCGTCGGGAACAACCTCGCCAACCTGAGCACGTCCGGCTTCAAGCGGAGCCGCGGAGTGCAGTCCACCGCGTTCTCTTCTCTCCTGACGGGCGGCTCTCCCGGGAACCAGATCGGCCACGGCGCCCTGGGCATCCAGTCCCAGCGGATCACCTCCCAGGGCGCGAACGAGCGGACCGGCATCGACACCGACGTGGCCGTTGACGGGAACGGCTGGTTCATCGTCAAGGCCCCCGCCAGCACCGAGCTCCTCTACACCCGGGCGGGCAACTTCCGCCTCGACGAGAACCGCTTCCTGGTGGAGCCCGACGGGAAACGGGTCCAGGGTTTCGCCGTCACCAATGGCGTGACCGGCAATGCCCTGGGCGACATCGCAGTGACCTCGCTGAGCTCGCTCGGGGCGCCCACCACTCTCGTGCAGCTCAAGGGGAACCTCAATTCCTCGGCCTCGGTCCTGGGCGTCCCGCCCGCCTTCACATCGGCGGCCAAGATGGACGAGTTCACCGTCGTCCAGGGCGTCAACGATCAGATCGTCTTCGAGATGAACCAGAACGGAACGGCCATCACCGCGAGCCTCGTGACGGACGGCGGCCTCGTCTCGGGCGCGCCGGCCACCGGAGCCGCCCTCGCGGCCGCCCTCAAGCAGGCCTTGGAAACCCAGAACGGCACGGGCGACACCTACGGCGTCGCCTACGATCAGGCCACGGATCTCTTCAGCATCACGAACCTGCAATCCAACACGAACACCATCGCCTTCCGGCACGGCGACGCGGCCTCGACGGCATCCGCCCTGCTCGGCTTCGCCGCCTCGAACTCAGAGCCCATCGCCCCGAACAGCCGGGAGGAGAGCGACCTCGGGGTGGCCTTCAACGTGGTCGCGGGCGTGAACGACACCCTCTCCGTCCTCATCGACGGGGCGGCGACGAGCGTCACCATCGCCGCCGACAACTACACGGGCCAGGAGCTGGCTTTCGCGATGGAGGCCGCCCTGCGGGCCGCCTCGGCGCAGAACGTGGGTATTCAGGTCACGTACAGCGTGGGCAACGCTTTCAACCAGTTCGTCATCAAGGGGCCGGTCACCGGCGGCGCGCACACCATCAACCAGCCCTCGAACACGGCGAATCCGTCCATCTCCGTCGCCGCCGCCCAGATCTCCGTGACCGGCGGCACCCTCGCCCAGACGACGGGCCTGGCCGCCGGCACGGCCGCGGACGGGACCGGCTTCTTCGACATCGCCGATCCCTTCGCGACCAGCTCTTCCAGCACGGTGGTGCAGATCGTGGACAGGCTGGGCAACCAGCACCCCCTCACCATCTTCATCCGCAAGATCGGCGACAACGCCTGGGACTGGCACGCGGCCTTGAAGGGGGAGAGCCTGACGGGGCCCACGCCGGACGGCTTCTTCGAGCAGGTGGCCAGCGGCCGCGTCCGCTTCGACACGCTGGGAAAGCTCCTCAGCGAAACCATCACCCCGGGCGCGGGCGTATTCAATTTCGGCGCCGTGAGCGGAGGGGCGGTCCCGGCGCCCAACCAGCTCATCACCTTCGATTTCGGCGACGCCATCCAGGCGGGCGGGACGGGCCTGGCCGGCATCTCCCAGTATGAATCCTCCATCCTCCCTGCCTCCCAGGGGGGGCGGGGCGCGAACGTCCTCACCCTGACCACCGTCATCTCCGACGGAGAACCCGGCGGCTCCTTCACCGGCTTCCGGATCGGCGACGACGGGTTCATCCGGGTGGATTTCTCCAACGGGCGCGACGAGGCCATCGCCCTGCTGCCGCTCGCCCTCTTCCCGGCCGAGGACGAACTCACCGCCATCTCGAACAACCTCTTCCGGCGCACGGACGCGGCCGGGACGGCCGTCGTCACCGCCCCTCTCGTGAACGGGGCGGGCCGCCTCCTGGCGAGGAGCCTCGAGCGCTCCAACGTCGAGAGCGCCGAGCAGTTCGGCGAGATGATCTTCCAGCAGCAGATCTTCCAGGCGAACTCCCGCGTCATCACGGCCGCGAACGACGTGCTGGAGTCGCTGATCAACATCGTCTAG
- a CDS encoding (Fe-S)-binding protein: protein MRDSAPPSSGPAPRRVILFATCLVDHFFPEVGEAAVHLLERSGAEVDFPEGLTCCGLPHFNNGFREEARKVLEPQLRLLEGDAPIVVPSGSCGWMLKCVLPTLFPDDPWKRERAEAVSSRVLELSQYLGRHAPAAQNPVLPGKTVYHDSCHLLRGLGEREAPRRLLDQAAGRREELPGCDRCCGFGGSFAVKFPEVSCAMLEQKLDAAEGAEADWLVAADAGCMLQIGGGLARRGSRVRLLHLAQALAGPGAPGWPEEAKA from the coding sequence ATGAGGGATTCCGCCCCGCCTTCCAGCGGCCCCGCGCCGCGCCGCGTCATCCTCTTCGCCACCTGCCTCGTGGACCACTTCTTCCCGGAGGTGGGCGAGGCGGCGGTGCACCTCCTGGAGCGCTCCGGCGCCGAGGTGGACTTCCCCGAGGGCCTCACCTGCTGCGGCCTCCCTCACTTCAATAACGGCTTCCGCGAAGAGGCCCGCAAGGTGCTCGAGCCCCAGCTCAGGCTGCTGGAAGGGGACGCCCCCATCGTCGTCCCCTCCGGCTCCTGCGGCTGGATGCTCAAGTGCGTCCTCCCCACCCTCTTCCCGGACGACCCTTGGAAGCGCGAGCGGGCCGAGGCTGTCTCCTCGCGCGTCCTGGAGCTCTCCCAGTACCTCGGCAGGCATGCTCCCGCGGCGCAAAACCCCGTCCTGCCCGGCAAGACCGTCTATCACGACTCCTGCCATCTGCTCCGGGGCCTCGGCGAGCGGGAGGCGCCCCGCCGCCTCCTGGACCAGGCCGCAGGGCGGCGCGAGGAGCTGCCCGGCTGCGACCGCTGCTGCGGCTTCGGGGGCTCCTTCGCGGTCAAGTTCCCCGAGGTCTCCTGCGCCATGCTGGAGCAGAAGCTCGACGCCGCCGAGGGCGCGGAGGCGGACTGGCTCGTCGCGGCGGACGCGGGCTGCATGCTCCAGATCGGGGGCGGGCTCGCCCGCCGGGGCTCGCGGGTGCGGCTCCTGCACCTGGCCCAGGCCCTCGCCGGGCCGGGAGCCCCCGGCTGGCCCGAGGAGGCCAAGGCGTGA
- a CDS encoding class I SAM-dependent methyltransferase, with amino-acid sequence MGIYGDCLFPWLMDWSVRGKKFQREREAALAEAEGDVLELGFGTGLNLAHYPPAVRTITAADPVRMLPRRVARRVAASRAEVRRVLCVAEALPFGDGRFDCAVSTWTLCTVFDPLAALREIARVLRPGGGFFFLEHGRSGHPGVSRWQDRLNPLQNRVGRGCNLNRRIDELILQAGLDLVRLERFRLEGVPRLVGEMYRGMARPA; translated from the coding sequence TTGGGGATTTACGGAGACTGCCTGTTCCCCTGGCTGATGGACTGGTCGGTGAGGGGGAAGAAGTTCCAGCGGGAGCGCGAGGCGGCCCTCGCCGAGGCGGAGGGGGATGTCCTCGAGTTGGGCTTCGGAACCGGCCTGAACCTCGCCCACTACCCTCCCGCCGTCCGCACGATCACGGCGGCCGACCCCGTCCGGATGCTCCCGCGGCGGGTGGCCCGGCGCGTGGCGGCCTCCCGGGCCGAGGTGAGGCGGGTGCTCTGCGTGGCCGAGGCGCTCCCGTTCGGGGACGGGCGCTTCGACTGCGCGGTCTCCACCTGGACTCTGTGCACGGTTTTCGATCCGCTGGCCGCCCTGCGCGAGATCGCCCGGGTGCTGCGGCCGGGGGGCGGCTTCTTCTTCCTCGAGCACGGCCGGAGCGGCCACCCGGGCGTCAGCCGCTGGCAGGACCGCCTGAACCCGCTGCAGAACCGCGTCGGGCGCGGGTGCAACCTGAACCGCCGGATCGACGAGCTCATCCTCCAGGCGGGGCTGGACTTGGTGCGCCTCGAGCGCTTCCGGCTGGAGGGCGTCCCCCGGCTGGTGGGGGAGATGTACCGGGGGATGGCACGCCCGGCGTAG
- a CDS encoding redoxin domain-containing protein has protein sequence MEKQVRAPDVAHPGLRWFNVPAPLSLRDLAGRLVILDFWTFCCINCMHILPILRRVEEAFPREVAVIGVHSPKFAAEKDPDNVARAIARYGIVHPVVHDPECRIWRSYAVRAWPTLVFVSPDGYVLGAHSGEPDPDALLRGLSQVVDQMRSAGHAAPGALPLAPVPPAGGRFAFPGKLRPLRGGEKAWALCDSGHHQIAVLDDAGRDRGRAGSGEPGWRDGEMGEARFQSPQGLAADDAAIYVADTWNHRIRRIDRESGRVTTLAGTGARGLALGGPAPGLQTALASPWDLEVRGTRLFFANAGTHQLGVVDLARGTAERLAGSGAEALVDGPAAEAALAQPSGLALDPHGERLYFVDSETSSVRYVSLNGRPEVHTLAGKGLFDFGHENGPLDRALFQHPLGIAWLEGGGGRLLVADSYNGALRVVDLRRQWASDLDDGFDCADPVCLPAGEPAGAAVDTPERVFMVDTNNHRILEYLVRERTYRTWSQ, from the coding sequence ATGGAAAAACAGGTGCGCGCCCCCGATGTCGCCCATCCGGGGCTCCGGTGGTTCAACGTGCCGGCCCCGCTCTCCCTGCGCGATCTCGCGGGGCGGCTGGTGATCCTGGACTTCTGGACCTTCTGCTGCATCAACTGCATGCACATCCTGCCCATCCTCCGGCGGGTGGAGGAAGCCTTCCCGCGCGAGGTGGCGGTCATCGGCGTCCACTCGCCCAAATTCGCGGCCGAGAAGGACCCGGACAACGTGGCCCGGGCCATCGCCCGCTACGGCATCGTCCATCCGGTGGTGCACGACCCCGAGTGCCGCATCTGGCGGAGCTACGCCGTGCGCGCCTGGCCCACCCTTGTGTTCGTCTCGCCGGACGGCTACGTCCTGGGCGCCCACTCGGGCGAACCCGACCCGGACGCCCTCCTGCGGGGGCTTTCCCAGGTGGTGGACCAGATGCGGAGCGCGGGGCACGCCGCGCCCGGCGCGCTCCCGCTCGCGCCGGTCCCCCCGGCCGGGGGGAGGTTCGCCTTCCCCGGCAAGCTCAGGCCCCTGCGCGGGGGTGAGAAGGCCTGGGCCCTCTGCGACTCGGGCCATCACCAGATCGCCGTCCTCGACGACGCCGGCCGCGACCGGGGCCGCGCCGGCAGCGGCGAGCCGGGCTGGCGGGACGGGGAGATGGGGGAGGCGCGGTTCCAGAGCCCCCAGGGCCTCGCGGCGGATGACGCCGCGATCTACGTCGCCGACACCTGGAACCACCGCATCCGCCGCATCGACCGGGAGAGCGGCCGGGTCACCACCCTGGCGGGGACGGGCGCCCGCGGCCTCGCGCTCGGCGGCCCCGCGCCCGGCCTCCAGACCGCGCTCGCCTCCCCCTGGGACCTCGAAGTGCGCGGGACACGGCTCTTCTTCGCCAACGCGGGCACCCACCAGCTCGGCGTCGTGGACCTCGCCCGGGGGACGGCGGAGCGGCTGGCCGGCTCGGGGGCGGAGGCCCTGGTGGACGGTCCGGCCGCCGAGGCCGCGCTGGCCCAGCCGAGCGGCCTGGCGCTGGACCCGCACGGGGAGAGGCTCTACTTCGTGGACAGCGAGACCTCCTCCGTCCGCTATGTCTCCCTGAACGGGAGGCCCGAGGTGCATACCCTGGCGGGGAAGGGCCTCTTCGACTTCGGCCACGAGAACGGCCCGCTCGACCGGGCGCTCTTCCAGCACCCTCTGGGGATCGCCTGGCTCGAGGGCGGGGGCGGACGGCTCCTCGTCGCGGACAGCTATAACGGCGCGCTGCGCGTCGTGGACCTGCGGCGGCAGTGGGCGAGCGACCTGGACGACGGCTTCGACTGCGCCGACCCCGTCTGCCTCCCGGCGGGGGAGCCCGCGGGGGCGGCCGTGGACACTCCGGAGCGCGTCTTCATGGTGGACACGAACAACCACCGCATCCTCGAGTACCTCGTCAGGGAGCGCACTTACCGGACCTGGAGCCAATGA
- a CDS encoding PilZ domain-containing protein, with translation MEEKRQDPRHHKRTASSVFIIAPELSEGPIEPVDFSSGGFGLKLSRCPLLGTTVSCTLHIGGVTLSGISARVAWTREEASPPRTWAAGLAIQFEEGERDELLIALSGLLAEIAAGS, from the coding sequence ATGGAAGAGAAGCGGCAGGACCCGCGCCACCACAAGCGGACGGCTTCCTCCGTTTTCATCATTGCGCCCGAATTATCGGAGGGTCCCATCGAGCCGGTGGATTTCAGCTCGGGCGGTTTCGGGCTCAAGCTGTCCCGGTGCCCCCTCCTGGGCACCACGGTTTCGTGCACCCTCCACATCGGGGGCGTCACCCTGAGCGGCATCTCGGCGCGGGTGGCCTGGACGCGCGAGGAGGCGAGCCCACCCCGCACATGGGCCGCCGGCTTGGCCATCCAATTCGAGGAGGGCGAGCGGGACGAGCTGCTGATCGCCCTGAGCGGGCTTTTGGCCGAGATCGCGGCGGGTTCCTGA